In a genomic window of Streptomyces koelreuteriae:
- a CDS encoding baeRF2 domain-containing protein, translating to MDLAFLHPLYEHSGPWASVYVDTSRHTEDTPHERRLTAQAMARQLAAQGADEATREAVRNAIEDLGHSSEPHGRALFARAGGLVLDLPLARPPQAGDWAEWAPLPRVTPLLELAGEDPVCVVAYVDRKGADFELRSALSRPSSDWSERHFQLRVENTWEHNAAEIADALAVCQEETRADLLILVGDDRERRSVHDRLPKRLHGLVVEAPHGSGSRLLDEDVEKARAEHVAWQAEAELERFRSGRSPDDEGRARAVEGVPALIEAAREHRIDELLIRPNGPDAHREVWIGEDADQVAVRRTDLKILGEQHSWPARADDALIRSAVATDAPALAVAEEEVPVGGLGALLRWK from the coding sequence ATGGATCTCGCCTTTCTGCACCCACTCTACGAACACTCGGGCCCGTGGGCCTCTGTGTACGTCGACACCTCCCGCCACACGGAGGACACGCCTCACGAGCGGCGGCTGACGGCCCAGGCGATGGCCAGGCAGCTCGCGGCGCAGGGCGCGGACGAGGCGACCCGCGAGGCCGTGCGGAACGCGATCGAGGATCTGGGGCACTCGTCCGAACCGCACGGCAGGGCCCTCTTCGCCCGCGCCGGCGGGCTTGTCCTCGACCTGCCGCTGGCCCGCCCGCCGCAGGCCGGTGACTGGGCCGAATGGGCCCCGCTGCCGCGCGTCACACCACTGCTGGAGCTGGCCGGCGAGGACCCGGTGTGCGTCGTGGCCTACGTCGACCGCAAGGGCGCGGACTTCGAGCTGCGCAGCGCGCTGAGCCGCCCCTCCTCGGACTGGTCCGAGCGGCATTTCCAGCTGCGGGTGGAGAACACCTGGGAGCACAACGCCGCGGAGATCGCCGACGCGCTCGCCGTGTGCCAGGAGGAGACGCGGGCCGACCTGCTGATTCTCGTCGGCGACGACCGGGAGCGGCGGTCCGTGCACGACCGGCTGCCCAAGCGGCTGCACGGATTGGTCGTCGAGGCGCCGCACGGCAGCGGCAGCCGGCTCCTCGACGAGGACGTGGAGAAGGCCCGCGCCGAGCATGTGGCGTGGCAGGCCGAGGCGGAGCTGGAGCGGTTCCGGTCCGGCCGGAGCCCGGACGACGAGGGCCGGGCCCGGGCCGTGGAGGGCGTGCCGGCGCTGATCGAGGCGGCGCGTGAGCACCGGATCGACGAGCTGCTGATCAGGCCGAACGGGCCGGACGCGCACCGTGAGGTGTGGATCGGCGAGGACGCGGACCAGGTGGCTGTGCGGCGTACGGATCTGAAGATCCTCGGGGAGCAGCATTCGTGGCCGGCGCGGGCGGATGACGCGTTGATCCGGTCGGCCGTCGCCACGGATGCGCCCGCGCTGGCGGTTGCGGAGGAGGAGGTTCCTGTGGGGGGACTCGGGGCGTTGCTTCGCTGGAAGTGA
- a CDS encoding ABC-F family ATP-binding cassette domain-containing protein, whose protein sequence is MGHLEAAHLEYYLPDGRALLGDVSFRVGEGAVVALVGPNGAGKTTLLRMLAGELKPHGGSVTVSGGLGVMRQFVGSVRDETTVRDLLVSVATPRIREAARAVDAAEHAIMTVDDEAAQLKYAQALADWAEARGYEAETLWDMCTTAALGIPYDRAQWRQVRTLSGGEQKRLVLEALLRGNDGVLLLDEPDNYLDVPGKRWLEERLAETRKTVLLVSHDRELLARSAQRIISLEPGPAGADAWVHGGGFTTFHDARRARFARFEELRRRWDEKHAQLKKLVLTLRQAAENSTDMASRYRAAMTRLRKFEEAGPPPEPPREQDIRMRLKGGRTGVRAVTCEQLELTNLMKPFDLEVFYGERVAVLGSNGSGKSHFLRLLAGGDVAHTGRWKLGARVVPGHFAQTHAHPELEGRTLLDILWKEHAQDRGAAMSRLRRYELTNQAEQTFDRLSGGQQARFQILLLELQGVTALLLDEPTDNLDLESAEALQEGLEAFEGTVLAVTHDRWFARSFDRYLVFGSDGRVRETPDPVWDERRVERAR, encoded by the coding sequence ATGGGTCATCTCGAAGCCGCGCACCTGGAGTACTACCTGCCCGACGGAAGGGCGCTGCTGGGTGATGTGTCGTTCCGGGTGGGGGAGGGGGCCGTCGTGGCCCTCGTCGGGCCCAACGGCGCCGGGAAGACGACCCTGCTGCGCATGCTCGCCGGTGAGCTGAAGCCGCACGGCGGTTCCGTCACCGTCAGCGGCGGCCTCGGCGTGATGCGCCAGTTCGTCGGATCCGTACGCGACGAGACGACCGTACGCGACCTGCTCGTGTCCGTCGCGACGCCCCGCATCCGCGAGGCGGCCCGGGCCGTCGACGCCGCCGAGCACGCCATCATGACCGTCGACGACGAGGCCGCCCAGCTCAAGTACGCCCAAGCCCTCGCCGACTGGGCCGAGGCACGCGGCTACGAGGCCGAGACGCTGTGGGACATGTGCACCACCGCGGCCCTGGGCATCCCGTACGACAGGGCCCAGTGGCGGCAGGTGCGCACCCTCTCCGGCGGCGAGCAGAAGCGGCTCGTGCTGGAGGCCCTGCTGCGCGGCAACGACGGGGTGCTGCTGCTCGACGAGCCCGACAACTACCTCGACGTACCCGGCAAACGCTGGCTGGAGGAGCGGCTCGCCGAGACCCGCAAGACCGTCCTGCTGGTCTCCCACGACCGGGAACTCCTCGCCCGCTCGGCCCAGCGCATCATCTCCCTGGAACCCGGCCCCGCCGGCGCCGACGCCTGGGTGCACGGCGGCGGATTCACCACCTTCCACGACGCCCGCCGGGCCCGCTTCGCCCGCTTCGAGGAGCTGCGCAGGCGCTGGGACGAGAAGCACGCCCAGCTCAAGAAGCTGGTGCTGACGCTCCGTCAAGCAGCCGAGAACAGCACGGACATGGCCTCTCGCTACCGCGCCGCCATGACCAGGCTCCGCAAGTTCGAGGAGGCCGGCCCGCCCCCGGAGCCGCCGCGCGAGCAGGACATCAGGATGCGCCTGAAGGGCGGCCGCACCGGCGTCCGGGCCGTCACCTGCGAGCAGCTGGAGCTCACCAACCTGATGAAGCCCTTCGACCTGGAGGTCTTCTACGGCGAACGCGTCGCCGTCCTCGGCTCCAACGGCTCCGGAAAGTCCCACTTCCTGCGGCTGCTCGCCGGCGGCGACGTGGCGCACACGGGCCGGTGGAAGCTGGGCGCCCGGGTCGTGCCCGGCCACTTCGCGCAGACCCACGCGCACCCGGAGCTGGAGGGCCGCACGCTCCTCGACATCCTGTGGAAGGAGCACGCGCAGGACCGCGGCGCCGCGATGTCCCGGCTGCGCCGCTACGAGCTGACCAACCAGGCCGAGCAGACCTTCGACCGACTGTCCGGCGGTCAGCAGGCCCGCTTCCAGATCCTCCTGCTGGAGCTACAGGGCGTGACGGCACTGCTCCTCGACGAGCCGACCGACAACCTCGACCTGGAGTCCGCCGAGGCCCTCCAGGAGGGCCTGGAGGCCTTCGAGGGCACGGTCCTCGCCGTCACCCACGACCGCTGGTTCGCCCGCTCCTTCGACCGCTACCTGGTCTTCGGCAGCGACGGCCGCGTCCGGGAAACCCCGGACCCGGTCTGGGACGAACGCAGAGTGGAACGCGCCCGCTAG
- a CDS encoding bifunctional phosphatase PAP2/diacylglycerol kinase family protein has translation MTTPDLDLTTTKPGHHPLRDGVLTLDRRLFEAAAHRHWPGAGPVLPRLGRSANHGVLWCVAAAALAASRTPRARRAATRGLASLGLASLAVNTLGKRSVRRSRPALDPVPLIRRLGRQPITTSFPSGHAASAAAFATGVALESPAWGAVVAPVAASVALSRVYTGAHFPSDVLAGAALGAGAAFAVRGLVPTRSQAIPPARPRAEVPALLEGEGLVLVANTAAGTAERARALRDELPRAEVVECAPQDVAAALEEAAGRARVLGVCGGDGTVNTAARVALKHRLPLAVLPGGTLNHFAYDLGVEDARDLARALRQGDAVRVDVGRFSCGERHGVFLNTCSVGVYPELVRERERWSHRIGGWPAGLLAARRVLRADRHPLEAEFRGRTRPLWLLFAGNGTYHRVGLAPGRRLDLADGQLDVRVVHGGRRPAARLLAAALAGPLTRSPAHAAVQVGRLRLDHVAPGTLLAYDGEVIDVEGRVTLEKLPEALTVYRPVTGY, from the coding sequence ATGACAACCCCCGACCTGGACCTCACCACGACGAAGCCCGGGCACCACCCCCTGCGCGACGGCGTCCTCACCCTGGACCGCCGTCTCTTCGAGGCCGCGGCCCACCGGCACTGGCCCGGGGCCGGACCCGTCCTGCCCCGCCTCGGCCGCAGCGCGAACCACGGCGTCCTGTGGTGCGTGGCCGCCGCCGCCCTCGCGGCGAGCCGCACGCCCCGGGCCCGCCGCGCGGCGACCCGGGGCCTGGCCTCGCTGGGCCTCGCCTCCCTCGCCGTCAACACCCTCGGCAAGCGCTCGGTGCGCCGCTCCCGCCCGGCGCTGGACCCGGTCCCGCTGATCAGGCGGCTGGGGCGGCAGCCGATCACCACGTCGTTCCCCTCCGGGCACGCCGCTTCGGCCGCCGCCTTCGCCACCGGTGTCGCCCTGGAGTCCCCGGCTTGGGGCGCGGTCGTCGCGCCGGTGGCCGCCTCGGTCGCCCTCTCCCGTGTCTACACGGGCGCCCACTTCCCGAGCGACGTCCTGGCCGGAGCGGCCCTGGGCGCGGGGGCCGCGTTCGCCGTGCGGGGCCTGGTGCCGACGCGGTCACAGGCCATCCCGCCGGCCCGCCCCCGGGCCGAGGTCCCGGCGCTGCTGGAGGGCGAGGGGCTCGTGCTCGTGGCGAACACCGCCGCGGGAACCGCCGAGCGGGCCCGCGCCCTGCGCGACGAACTCCCCCGGGCCGAGGTCGTCGAGTGCGCGCCGCAGGACGTGGCCGCCGCGTTGGAGGAGGCGGCCGGGCGGGCCCGGGTCCTCGGCGTGTGCGGCGGCGACGGCACCGTGAACACCGCCGCCCGCGTCGCCCTGAAGCACCGGCTGCCCCTCGCCGTGCTGCCCGGCGGCACCCTCAACCACTTCGCCTACGACCTGGGCGTGGAGGACGCGCGCGATCTGGCCCGAGCGCTGCGCCAGGGCGATGCCGTACGCGTGGACGTCGGCCGGTTCTCCTGCGGCGAGAGGCACGGCGTCTTCCTCAACACCTGCAGTGTCGGTGTCTATCCGGAGCTGGTGCGCGAGCGGGAGCGCTGGTCGCACCGGATCGGCGGCTGGCCGGCCGGTCTCCTCGCGGCCCGGCGCGTGCTGCGGGCCGACCGGCATCCGCTGGAGGCCGAGTTCCGGGGCCGTACGCGTCCGCTGTGGCTGCTGTTCGCCGGGAACGGCACCTATCACCGTGTGGGGCTCGCGCCCGGGCGCCGACTGGATCTCGCGGACGGGCAGCTCGATGTGCGGGTAGTGCACGGGGGGCGTCGGCCCGCCGCGCGCCTGCTGGCCGCCGCCCTCGCGGGACCGCTGACCCGTTCGCCCGCCCATGCCGCCGTCCAGGTGGGACGGCTGCGCCTGGACCACGTGGCACCCGGCACGCTGCTCGCCTACGACGGCGAGGTCATCGACGTCGAGGGTCGCGTGACCCTGGAGAAGCTGCCCGAGGCGCTGACCGTGTACCGGCCCGTCACCGGCTACTGA
- a CDS encoding class I SAM-dependent methyltransferase, translated as MPEPRETAVYTHGHHESVLRSHTWRTAANSAAYLLPSLKPHMRILDIGCGPGTITADLAELVPGGHVTGVDRVPEILEQARATAAGRGLADIDFAVADVHALDYPDDTFCVVHAHQVLQHVGDPVQALREMKRVVRPGGIIAARDADYAAMTWYPQSAGLDDWLDLYRRVARANGGEPDAGRRLRAWALKAGLTDVTATSGTWTFATPSERAWWSGMWADRTLASTYADRARLGGHAGDEELRAAAAAWRAWGEQEDGWFSVLHGEILCRKDA; from the coding sequence ATGCCCGAACCTCGGGAGACCGCCGTCTACACGCACGGGCACCATGAGTCGGTGCTCCGCTCGCACACCTGGCGGACCGCCGCCAACTCGGCCGCCTATCTGCTGCCCTCGCTCAAGCCGCACATGAGGATCCTGGACATCGGCTGCGGCCCGGGCACCATCACCGCCGACCTCGCGGAGCTGGTGCCCGGCGGGCACGTCACCGGCGTCGACCGGGTACCGGAGATCCTGGAGCAGGCGCGCGCCACGGCGGCCGGGCGGGGACTGGCCGACATCGACTTCGCCGTCGCCGACGTCCACGCCCTGGACTACCCGGACGACACCTTCTGCGTGGTCCACGCCCACCAGGTCCTCCAGCACGTCGGGGACCCCGTGCAAGCCCTGCGGGAGATGAAACGGGTCGTCAGGCCCGGTGGCATCATCGCCGCGCGGGACGCGGACTACGCGGCGATGACCTGGTATCCGCAGTCCGCGGGGCTCGACGACTGGCTGGACCTCTACCGCCGGGTCGCCCGGGCCAACGGCGGCGAACCGGACGCCGGTCGCCGCCTGAGGGCCTGGGCACTGAAGGCCGGGCTCACGGACGTCACGGCGACCTCCGGGACATGGACGTTCGCCACGCCTTCGGAGCGGGCCTGGTGGAGCGGAATGTGGGCCGACCGCACCCTTGCCTCGACCTACGCCGACCGGGCCCGGCTGGGCGGGCACGCCGGTGACGAGGAATTGCGGGCCGCCGCCGCGGCGTGGCGCGCGTGGGGCGAGCAGGAGGACGGCTGGTTCAGCGTGCTGCACGGAGAAATTCTGTGCCGAAAGGACGCCTGA
- a CDS encoding gas vesicle protein K, producing the protein MDLEPDTVERDLVKLVLTVVELLRQLMERQAVRRFDVGDLTEEQEERIGLTLMLLEERMAELRDRYGLGPEDLNLDLGPLGPLLPRDGG; encoded by the coding sequence ATGGACCTGGAGCCCGACACCGTCGAGCGTGACCTGGTCAAGCTGGTGCTGACGGTGGTGGAACTGCTGCGCCAGCTCATGGAACGCCAGGCGGTGCGCAGGTTCGACGTGGGGGATCTGACCGAGGAGCAGGAGGAGCGGATCGGGCTCACGCTGATGCTGCTCGAGGAACGGATGGCGGAACTGCGCGACCGCTACGGACTGGGGCCCGAGGACCTGAATCTGGACCTCGGCCCGCTCGGGCCCTTGCTGCCCCGGGACGGGGGCTGA
- a CDS encoding gas vesicle protein, which yields MTVVERREVALVDLLDRLLAGGVVITGDITLRIADVDLVRIDLNALISSVNAQVSSPFEELQ from the coding sequence GTGACCGTAGTGGAACGCCGTGAGGTCGCCCTCGTGGACCTGCTCGACCGGCTGCTCGCCGGCGGCGTCGTGATCACGGGGGACATCACGCTGCGCATCGCCGACGTCGACCTGGTCCGCATCGACCTCAACGCGCTCATCAGCTCGGTGAACGCCCAGGTGTCCTCGCCGTTCGAGGAGTTGCAGTGA
- a CDS encoding GvpL/GvpF family gas vesicle protein: protein MTGLRYVYAVCRPFGTPLQSQLSGVAGDPPRALTHHGLVAVVSHVPERDFAEEPLHRHLEDLDWLTETARAHQGVIDALTTVTTPLPLRLGTVFRDDSGVRMMMEAREEDFQRTLDRLEGRVEWGVKVYAESEQRESARPAQKATSGRDYLRQRRMQTRSHEEMWQKAEHFSTRLHENLSAFAEDSRLHPPQNPALSKATGQNVLNAAYLVPRAHSEEFVELVDRTKGDAPGMRIELTGPWAAYSFAGEAT, encoded by the coding sequence GTGACCGGACTGCGGTACGTCTACGCCGTCTGCCGCCCCTTCGGTACGCCGCTGCAGTCCCAGCTGTCGGGGGTGGCGGGTGATCCGCCCCGGGCGCTGACCCACCACGGTCTCGTCGCGGTGGTCAGCCATGTGCCGGAGCGGGACTTCGCCGAGGAACCGCTCCACCGCCATCTGGAGGACCTGGACTGGCTCACCGAGACCGCCCGGGCCCACCAGGGCGTGATCGACGCGCTCACCACCGTCACGACCCCGCTGCCGCTGCGGCTCGGCACCGTCTTCCGGGACGACAGCGGCGTACGGATGATGATGGAGGCCCGTGAGGAGGACTTCCAGCGCACCCTCGACCGGCTGGAGGGCCGGGTCGAGTGGGGTGTGAAGGTGTACGCCGAGTCCGAACAGCGGGAGAGCGCCCGGCCCGCGCAGAAGGCCACGTCGGGCCGGGACTATCTGCGGCAGCGGCGCATGCAGACCAGGTCGCACGAGGAGATGTGGCAGAAGGCCGAGCATTTCTCGACCCGACTGCACGAAAACCTCTCCGCGTTCGCGGAGGATTCCCGGCTGCATCCCCCGCAGAACCCCGCGCTTTCCAAAGCGACCGGGCAGAACGTATTGAATGCGGCATATCTGGTGCCGCGCGCCCATTCCGAGGAATTCGTGGAACTGGTGGACCGCACGAAGGGCGATGCGCCCGGAATGCGCATCGAACTCACCGGCCCCTGGGCGGCGTATTCGTTCGCCGGGGAGGCCACATGA
- a CDS encoding gas vesicle protein, producing the protein MTTPSRMPEPYGGQGSSANLADILERVLDKGIVIAGDIRINLLDIELLTIKLRLIVASVDKAKEMGIDWWESDPNLSSRARRDELTRENAELRERLARLEELEPGRAEKKEAP; encoded by the coding sequence ATGACGACGCCCAGCAGGATGCCCGAACCCTATGGAGGCCAGGGGAGCAGCGCCAACCTCGCTGACATCCTGGAACGGGTGCTGGACAAGGGCATCGTCATCGCGGGCGACATCCGCATCAACCTGCTCGACATCGAACTCCTCACGATCAAGCTCCGCCTCATCGTCGCCTCCGTCGACAAGGCCAAGGAGATGGGCATCGACTGGTGGGAGAGCGACCCGAACCTCAGCTCCCGGGCCCGCCGTGATGAACTGACCCGTGAGAACGCCGAGTTGCGCGAGAGGCTGGCCCGGCTGGAGGAGCTGGAGCCCGGCCGCGCGGAGAAGAAGGAGGCCCCGTGA
- a CDS encoding SRPBCC family protein — protein MSDTLGSAKSAANGATKNPLTDLAHSEAADRLKAELQEYLAAQATRMLTGVGRKLGETTGKLNDIAEGNSPGFAKLALDGGKKLAEGKSPLRAALETGGSRLKDKVTGAFKGLSGKGKGKGRSGNKPTVIIEHIDVGVPLRTAYDQWTQYQDFSTFAKGVKAANKADDTTSDWQLKVWWSNRSWKATTTEQVPDDRIAWTSEGAKGTTKGVVSFHRLTDSLTRVLLVIEYYPSGFFEKTGNIWRAQGRRARLDLKNYVRFITIKGEAEDGWRGEIRDGEVVVSHEDALAEEESEEESPEGEEPEDEEPEGEYEEEEEEEEPEGEYEEDAEAEYDEEAEGDGEAEGEDEPEAEYDEEPEEEYEDEEEYAEGGSRR, from the coding sequence ATGAGCGACACCCTGGGATCGGCGAAGTCCGCCGCGAACGGCGCGACGAAGAACCCGCTCACCGACCTGGCCCACAGCGAGGCCGCCGACCGGCTGAAGGCCGAACTGCAGGAGTACCTCGCCGCTCAGGCCACGCGCATGCTGACGGGCGTGGGCCGCAAGCTCGGCGAGACCACCGGCAAGCTGAACGACATCGCGGAGGGCAACAGCCCCGGCTTCGCGAAGCTCGCCCTCGACGGCGGCAAGAAACTCGCCGAGGGCAAGAGTCCGCTGCGCGCAGCCCTGGAGACGGGCGGCTCACGCCTCAAGGACAAGGTCACCGGTGCCTTCAAGGGCCTCAGCGGCAAGGGCAAGGGGAAGGGCCGTTCCGGCAACAAGCCCACCGTCATCATCGAGCACATCGATGTCGGCGTACCGCTGCGCACGGCGTACGACCAGTGGACCCAGTACCAGGACTTCAGCACCTTCGCGAAGGGTGTGAAGGCCGCGAACAAGGCCGACGACACCACCTCCGACTGGCAGTTGAAGGTCTGGTGGTCCAACCGCAGCTGGAAAGCGACCACGACCGAGCAGGTCCCCGACGACCGGATCGCCTGGACCTCCGAGGGCGCCAAGGGCACCACGAAAGGCGTCGTCTCCTTCCACCGGCTCACCGACAGCCTCACCCGCGTCCTGCTGGTCATCGAGTACTACCCCTCCGGTTTCTTCGAGAAGACCGGCAACATCTGGCGCGCCCAGGGCCGCCGTGCCCGGCTCGACCTGAAGAACTACGTCCGCTTCATCACGATCAAGGGCGAGGCGGAGGACGGCTGGCGCGGCGAGATCCGCGACGGCGAGGTCGTCGTCAGCCACGAGGACGCGCTCGCCGAGGAGGAGTCCGAGGAGGAGAGCCCCGAGGGCGAGGAGCCGGAGGACGAGGAGCCCGAGGGCGAGTACGAGGAAGAAGAGGAAGAGGAAGAACCCGAGGGCGAGTACGAGGAGGACGCCGAGGCCGAGTACGACGAGGAAGCCGAGGGCGACGGGGAAGCCGAGGGCGAGGATGAGCCTGAGGCCGAGTACGACGAGGAGCCCGAGGAGGAGTACGAGGACGAGGAAGAGTACGCCGAGGGCGGGAGCCGTCGATGA
- a CDS encoding DNA primase — protein sequence MNRTALGLAVGAGYLLGRTKKLKMAIAVGGLVAGKKLNLSPRMVAELLQQQLKNNPQFKEIGDQLREDLRGVGKAASGAMVERQIDALADRLHGRTAQVRDQLTGVVPGGLDEDAEYEDAEDEEPEEPEDSAEEDEEPEPAAKKAPAKKAPAKKAPPKKTAKKAPAKKAPAKKAPAKKTAGRKVAAKKTTAAKKATSGNRGGSARGRLPKGGGEG from the coding sequence ATGAACCGAACGGCACTGGGCCTCGCGGTGGGGGCCGGATACCTCCTGGGACGTACCAAAAAGCTGAAGATGGCGATCGCCGTCGGCGGACTGGTGGCCGGGAAGAAGCTGAACCTGAGCCCGCGCATGGTCGCGGAGCTGCTCCAGCAGCAGCTGAAGAACAACCCGCAGTTCAAGGAGATAGGCGACCAGCTGCGCGAGGATCTGCGCGGTGTCGGCAAGGCCGCCTCGGGTGCCATGGTCGAGCGGCAGATCGACGCCCTCGCCGACCGGCTGCACGGCCGGACCGCCCAGGTGCGCGACCAGCTGACGGGCGTGGTGCCCGGCGGGCTGGACGAGGACGCCGAGTACGAGGACGCCGAGGACGAGGAGCCCGAGGAGCCCGAGGACTCCGCGGAGGAGGACGAGGAGCCGGAGCCGGCGGCGAAGAAGGCCCCGGCGAAGAAGGCCCCCGCCAAGAAGGCACCTCCGAAGAAGACGGCCAAGAAGGCGCCCGCGAAGAAGGCCCCGGCCAAGAAGGCACCCGCGAAGAAGACGGCGGGCCGGAAGGTCGCGGCGAAGAAGACCACGGCCGCGAAGAAGGCGACCTCCGGGAACCGGGGCGGCAGCGCCCGGGGCCGACTGCCGAAGGGAGGCGGTGAGGGATGA
- a CDS encoding gas vesicle protein GvpG produces MGLISEVLLLPLAPVRGSAWAIRQVVQEAERIYYDPATIQAELARLEERLEAGEITEEEFDRLEDELLDRLETASRGSAGTGQQGTAQ; encoded by the coding sequence ATGGGCTTGATCTCGGAGGTGCTGCTGCTGCCGCTCGCACCGGTGCGCGGCAGCGCCTGGGCCATCAGACAGGTGGTGCAGGAGGCCGAGCGGATCTACTACGACCCCGCCACGATTCAGGCCGAACTGGCCCGCCTCGAGGAGCGGCTGGAGGCCGGAGAGATCACGGAGGAGGAGTTCGACCGTCTCGAGGACGAACTCCTCGACCGGTTGGAGACCGCCTCGCGCGGGAGCGCGGGAACAGGCCAACAAGGGACGGCACAATGA
- a CDS encoding GvpL/GvpF family gas vesicle protein translates to MSTYVYGIAADSHPALPEGMGGVGDPPRQVRILREGDLAAIVSDAPEGLRPKRRDLLAHQNVLSEAGAAGCVLPMRFGSVAPDENSITGVLAERAEHYKERLRALEGRVEYNLKANHVEEAVLHQVMAQDPDIRGLAEANRQSGGGSYDDKIRLGELVAAAVKGREADDAAALRGALDSAAADVSVGPESTGWLTNVSYLVDRESAEHFLAAVEQARKDMPHLEVRVNGPLPPYSFVEPGPAEPAGTTVSGTETGAG, encoded by the coding sequence GTGAGCACCTACGTCTACGGCATCGCGGCCGACTCGCACCCGGCGCTGCCCGAGGGCATGGGCGGTGTGGGCGACCCGCCCCGCCAGGTGCGCATCCTGCGCGAGGGTGACCTGGCGGCCATCGTCAGTGACGCCCCCGAGGGGCTGCGACCCAAGCGCAGGGACCTGCTCGCCCACCAGAACGTGCTCAGCGAGGCGGGTGCGGCCGGCTGTGTGCTGCCCATGCGGTTCGGCAGCGTCGCCCCGGACGAGAACTCGATCACCGGAGTGCTCGCCGAGCGTGCCGAGCACTACAAGGAACGCCTGCGGGCCCTGGAAGGCCGGGTCGAGTACAACCTCAAGGCCAACCACGTCGAAGAGGCCGTCCTGCACCAGGTGATGGCCCAGGACCCCGACATCCGCGGTCTCGCCGAGGCCAACCGGCAGTCCGGCGGCGGCAGTTACGACGACAAGATCCGGCTCGGCGAGCTGGTCGCGGCCGCGGTCAAGGGCAGGGAGGCCGACGACGCCGCCGCACTCAGGGGCGCGCTGGACTCCGCCGCCGCGGACGTGAGCGTGGGCCCCGAGTCCACCGGCTGGCTGACCAACGTGTCGTACCTGGTGGACCGGGAGTCGGCCGAGCACTTCCTGGCCGCGGTCGAGCAGGCGCGCAAGGACATGCCGCACCTGGAGGTGCGGGTCAACGGCCCGCTGCCGCCGTACAGCTTCGTCGAGCCCGGCCCGGCCGAGCCGGCGGGCACCACGGTGAGCGGCACGGAGACCGGAGCGGGGTGA
- a CDS encoding gas vesicle structural protein GvpA codes for MTVVPAQQSGGGGGSSGLYDVLELVLDRGLVIDAFVRVSLVGIEILKIDVRVVVASVDTYLRFAEACNRLDLEAGPRKDPGLPDLVGEMTESGARGKSKGALSGAAETISDAFKQAREDGSERQGESRPRARKSTSSRRKEEQE; via the coding sequence ATGACAGTCGTACCGGCACAACAGTCCGGCGGCGGAGGCGGCAGCAGCGGCCTCTATGACGTGCTTGAACTTGTTCTGGACAGGGGGCTCGTCATTGATGCATTCGTGCGAGTCTCCCTGGTCGGCATCGAGATCCTCAAGATCGACGTCCGCGTCGTCGTCGCCAGCGTCGACACCTATCTGCGCTTCGCCGAGGCGTGCAACCGGCTCGACCTGGAGGCCGGTCCGCGCAAGGACCCGGGCCTGCCCGACCTGGTCGGTGAGATGACCGAGTCCGGAGCGCGCGGCAAGTCCAAGGGGGCGCTGTCGGGTGCCGCCGAGACCATCTCCGACGCCTTCAAGCAGGCGCGCGAGGACGGCTCCGAGCGCCAGGGCGAGTCCCGCCCCCGCGCCCGTAAGAGCACGTCGTCCCGCCGGAAGGAGGAGCAGGAGTGA
- a CDS encoding gas vesicle protein GvpO: MSNTRNTQESQGSQKSQDSQNSSKSNDKQTARKRPSPMDVLRQARGQLAELTGMEAESVSSFEQTDEGWALEVEVLELERVPDTMSLMASYQVELDADGQLTGYRRVRRYERGRSDARRPGGR; this comes from the coding sequence ATGTCGAACACAAGAAACACGCAAGAGTCACAGGGTTCACAGAAATCCCAGGACTCTCAGAATTCGAGCAAATCGAACGACAAGCAGACGGCCCGGAAGCGGCCGAGCCCGATGGACGTGCTGCGTCAGGCGCGCGGCCAGCTCGCCGAACTCACCGGTATGGAAGCCGAGTCCGTGTCGTCCTTCGAGCAGACGGACGAGGGCTGGGCGCTGGAGGTCGAGGTCCTCGAACTCGAGCGCGTGCCCGACACGATGAGCCTGATGGCGAGCTACCAGGTGGAGCTCGACGCCGACGGGCAGCTCACGGGTTACCGGCGCGTCCGCCGCTACGAACGCGGTCGATCCGACGCGCGCAGGCCCGGCGGCCGCTAG